A part of Bacillus rossius redtenbacheri isolate Brsri chromosome 1, Brsri_v3, whole genome shotgun sequence genomic DNA contains:
- the LOC134527996 gene encoding uncharacterized protein LOC134527996 isoform X2, translating to MESDIIVEGFKCSVSMHNLKYHQLIGDGDSSIMTQLVKAQPYGPNFTITKIECTNHILRNYLRRIRCIAQKTKNEIGSVSPVLRKAVSDKQLRLRAAVTGAVQHRRAQKEFPIHRKIEELKLDIYNGPFHVFGDHSGCAIRGYFCSGLKENEENLVPPLQEAGIWSEIIAARNIVAHHAVSLLHNFNTNTAESFNNVVCKHVSSKRVNFCLSGGYQTRSELSVISFNSGPQTQSFIHKGLTNSSPGNITKAHIQRKERSSEKRKLRRLTNPQTFKRRKLYVTGPDKDYGCVEQRIPDMEPDEYARQTQEFLASLCKTDEERENLQIATKGQNDSVLWKSERIKRLTASNFGRICNMKKSTKRAKSVFNILYSRFSGTEATRYGLENEHSAIQDFEVNFGKKVARCGLFVDKEHPWLAATPDGLVGDDGILEVKCPAVAARMSPQEAVEQKKVTFCNIVDGKMFLKKGHAYMYQVQGQLHITNRKYCYFVLWTPRGLLVQQIERENSFWKEKMINKLTQFYMTCLLPEIIDPRYPRNMEIREPDNTL from the exons ATGGAATCTGACATCATAGTGGAAGGTTTCAAATGCAGTGTTTCCATGCATAACCTGAAATATCATCAGCTGATTG GAGATGGCGATAGCAGCATTATGACCCAGTTGGTGAAGGCTCAGCCATATGGTCCAAATTTTACAATCACCAAAATTGAATGTACTAACCACATACTGCGAAATTACCTTCGAAGGATACGTTGTATTGCTCAAAAGACGAAAAACGAAATTGGTTCCGTTTCTCCTGTTCTACGAAAGGCTGTATCTGACAAACAACTCCGCCTTCGAGCTGCAGTCACCGGAGCTGTGCAGCATAGGCGTGCTCAAAAAGAGTTTCCAATTCACAGAAAAATTGAGGAGTTAAAACTTGACATTTACAATGGTCCATTTCACGTATTTGGTGACCACTCAGGATGCGCAATTAGAGGTTATTTCTGTAGCGGATTGAAAGAAAACGAGGAAAACCTTGTACCGCCTCTTCAAGAGGCAGGTATATGGTCAGAAATAATAGCAGCTCGAAACATTGTTGCACATCATGCTGTAAGCCTTTTACATAATTTCAATACTAATACAGCAGAGTCTTTCAATAATGTGGTTTGCAAGCATGTTTCAAGTAAACGAGTAAACTTTTGTTTGAGTGGTGGCTACCAAACAAGAAGCGAGCTCTCTGTAATTTCTTTTAATTCAGGTCCTCAAACACAGTCCTTTATCCATAAAGGTTTAACAAACAGTAGTCCTGGAAACATCACTAAAGCTCACATACAGCGCAAGGAACGTTCATCAGAGAAAAGAAAGCTCAGGAGGCTgacaaacccacaaacatttaAGCGCAGAAAGTTGTATGTGACAGGTCCTGACAAGGATTATGGCTGTGTAGAACAACGCATACCTGACATGGAACCAGACGAATATGCAAGACAGACACAGGAATTTCTCGCTAGTCTTTGTAAAACGGATGAAGAACGAGAAAATCTACAAATCGCTACCAAAGGGCAAAATGATTCTGTTCTCTGGAAATCAGAAAGAATCAAGCGACTGACAGCATCAAATTTCGGTAGAATCTGTAACATGAAGAAATCCACTAAGCGAGCAAAATCCGTTTTCAATATATTGTACAGTAGGTTTTCAGGGACGGAGGCCACAAGGTATGGATTGGAAAATGAGCATAGCGCCATTCAGGATTTTGAAGTGAACTTTGGTAAGAAGGTGGCTCGCTGTGGCTTATTCGTCGATAAGGAACACCCATGGCTGGCAGCAACACCTGACGGTCTTGTTGGAGATGATGGTATCCTTGAAGTAAAATGTCCTGCCGTAGCTGCCAGAATGTCTCCACAAGaagcagtggaacagaaaaaagtaacattttgtaacattgtggatggtaaaaTGTTTCTGAAGAAAGGACATGCTTACATGTACCAAGTGCAGGGACAACTGCATATTACCAATCGTAAGTACTGTTATTTCGTCCTTTGGACACCACGTGGCTTACTAGTGCAACAAATTGAAAGAGAGAACagtttctggaaagaaaaaatgatCAACAAACTGACACAGTTTTACATGACGTGCCTTCTACCGGAAATAATAGATCCACGTTATCCTAGGAATATGGAAATCAGGGAACCTGATAATACACTGTAA